The Vicia villosa cultivar HV-30 ecotype Madison, WI linkage group LG1, Vvil1.0, whole genome shotgun sequence genome includes a region encoding these proteins:
- the LOC131640981 gene encoding CSC1-like protein At4g35870 translates to MRDPLSPPPSSGDDGDPYGSWYGNIDYLLNISAIGALFCLLIFLLVKLRSDHRRMPGPAAIGSKLLAVWHATGREIARHCGADAAQFLLIEGGSCAVLLSVASLALVVLLPVNLHAGTSVLDDQFSKTTINHIPKGSPLLWIHFIFAVVVVVLLHFGISATEERLRITRFRDGYGNLSDPNVNSSAIFTIMVQGLPKIIGADRAALQEYFQYRYPGKVYKVIVPMDLCALDGLATELLLVRDEISWLVARMDSRLLPDDCEEEGGVGGSVPLGLWSWVVSCRKLLKGFFADIMARFGYTDEERLRKLQELRAELETELAAYKEGRAPGAGVAFVMFKDVYTANKAVQDFQNEKKRRVGKFFSLMELRLRRNQWKVERAPLASDIYWKNLGTPKLSLKLRRVFVNTCLLLMLLFFSSPLALISAVQSAGRIFNAEAMDSAQMWLAWVQSSSWLGSLIFQFLPNVIIFVSMYIIIPSALSYLSKFERHLTVSGEQRAVLMKLVCFFLVNLILLRGLVESSLESAILKMGRCYLDGEDCKRIEQYMSASFLSKSCLSSLAFLITSTFLGISYDLLAPIPWIKRNIQKFRKNDMLQLVPEQSEEYPLEHQDGDSLQRPLIHGSANAYETSNGDSEEGQDLSVYPMTGSSPNPKQTFDFAQYYAFNLTIFALTLVYCSFSPLVVPVGAVYFGYRYVVDKYNFLFVYRVRGFPAGNDGRLMDTVICIMRFCIDLFLLAMLLFFSVQGDSMKLQAIFTLGLLVLYKLLPSRSDSLQSTLLEGIQTVDNVVNSPIDYEIFSQPRFDWDTSQR, encoded by the coding sequence ATGCGAGATCCCCTTTCTCCTCCGCCGTCTTCCGGCGACGACGGCGATCCTTACGGCTCTTGGTATGGCAACATCGACTACCTTCTCAATATATCGGCGATCGGCGCTTTGTTCTGTCTCTTGATCTTCCTTTTGGTGAAGTTAAGAAGCGACCACCGCCGTATGCCTGGCCCCGCCGCCATTGGTAGCAAGCTTCTCGCCGTATGGCATGCCACTGGACGTGAAATCGCCCGCCACTGCGGCGCCGATGCTGCTCAGTTTCTTCTCATCGAAGGTGGAAGCTGCGCCGTTCTCTTGTCCGTTGCGTCTCTTGCTCTCGTTGTTTTGCTTCCGGTTAACCTCCATGCCGGAACCTCGGTGTTGGACGATCAATTCTCTAAGACGACTATTAACCATATTCCTAAAGGTTCGCCTCTGCTTTGGATTCATTTCATTTTCGCTGTTGTTGTAGTTGTATTGCTTCATTTCGGCATTTCTGCCACGGAAGAACGGTTGAGAATCACTAGGTTTAGGGATGGTTATGGTAATTTGAGTGATCCCAACGTGAATTCTAGTGCTATATTTACTATAATGGTTCAGGGGTTACCTAAAATTATAGGAGCTGATAGGGCTGCGTTGCAGGAGTATTTTCAATATAGGTATCCTGGTAAGGTTTATAAGGTTATTGTGCCAATGGATTTGTGTGCGTTGGATGGTTTGGCGACCGAGTTGCTTCTTGTGAGGGATGAGATTTCATGGTTGGTGGCGAGGATGGATTCTCGCTTGTTGCCGGATGATTGTGAAGAGGAGGGTGGTGTTGGTGGGAGTGTGCCTCTGGGTTTATGGAGTTGGGTGGTTTCTTGTCGGAAGCTATTGAAAGGTTTTTTTGCTGATATTATGGCTAGATTTGGTTACACTGATGAAGAGAGGTTGAGGAAATTGCAGGAGCTGAGGGCTGAGCTGGAGACTGAGTTGGCTGCTTACAAAGAAGGGCGTGCGCCGGGTGCTGGCGTTGCCTTTGTTATGTTCAAGGATGTGTACACTGCTAATAAGGCTGTTCAGGATTTTCAGAACGAAAAGAAGAGGCGGGTTGGGAAGTTCTTTTCTCTCATGGAGTTGCGTTTGAGGAGAAACCAATGGAAAGTTGAGCGTGCACCTTTGGCGAGTGACATTTACTGGAAAAATTTGGGGACCCCAAAGCTCTCGTTGAAATTGCGGAGAGTGTTTGTGAATACTTGTTTGTTGTTGATGCTCCTGTTCTTTAGTTCCCCGCTTGCTTTGATCAGTGCTGTTCAAAGTGCTGGAAGGATTTTCAATGCGGAAGCTATGGATAGTGCACAGATGTGGCTGGCTTGGGTACAAAGCTCTAGCTGGCTTGGAAGCCTTATTTTTCAATTTCTACCCAATGTTATCATCTTTGTCAGCATGTATATAATAATACCATCTGCTCTTTCTTATCTATCAAAATTTGAACGTCATCTGACGGTTTCTGGTGAACAAAGAGCTGTACTCATGAAATTGGTTTGCTTCTTCCTTGTAAATCTCATTTTGTTGCGGGGTCTGGTCGAATCATCATTAGAGAGTGCCATCCTGAAAATGGGACGGTGCTATTTGGATGGAGAGGATTGCAAGAGGATTGAGCAATATATGAGTGCATCATTCCTGTCGAAGTCATGCCTTTCGTCTCTTGCATTTCTGATCACAAGCACTTTCTTGGGGATATCTTATGATCTCTTGGCACCCATTCCTTGGATCAAAAGAAACATTCAGAAGTTTCGGAAGAATGACATGCTTCAGTTAGTTCCAGAACAAAGTGAAGAATACCCGTTAGAACATCAGGACGGAGATAGTCTTCAGAGACCACTAATTCACGGCAGTGCAAATGCTTATGAAACTTCCAACGGGGATAGTGAAGAGGGACAAGATCTTTCTGTCTATCCAATGACAGGAAGCTCGCCTAATCCAAAACAAACATTCGATTTTGCACAGTACTATGCCTTTAATTTGACAATATTTGCCCTGACTCTGGTATACTGTTCGTTTAGTCCACTtgttgttcctgttggtgctgTTTATTTTGGGTATAGATATGTAGTGGACAAGTACAATTTTCTGTTTGTCTATCGAGTTCGGGGATTTCCTGCAGGCAACGACGGGAGGTTAATGGATACTGTAATATGCATCATGCGTTTTTGCATTGATCTATTCTTACTTGCCATGCTCCTATTCTTTTCAGTGCAAGGGGACTCTATGAAGCTGCAAGCTATTTTCACTCTTGGACTATTAGTCTTGTATAAATTACTTCCTTCCCGTAGTGATAGTTTACAATCAACACTTTTGGAGGGTATTCAAACGGTTGATAATGTTGTAAATAGTCCCATTGATTACGAGATATTTTCGCAGCCCAGGTTTGATTGGGATACCTCCCAAAGGTGA
- the LOC131640987 gene encoding probable protein phosphatase 2C 46, with translation MLSKLMDFLSACWRRRSSDRKSSDVCGKKEGLLWYKDAGQHLFGDYSMAVVQANNLLEDQSQIESGPLSFLDTGPYGTFVGVYDGHGGPETSRFVCDHLFQHLKRFATEQKSMSVEVIRKAYQATEEGFLGVVTKQWPINPQIAAVGSCCLVGVICGASLYIANLGDSRAVLGRTVKATGEVLAIQLSPEHNVAIESVRQEMHSLHPDDPKIVVLKHNVWRVKGLIQISRSIGDVYLKKAEFNKEPLYAKFRLRETFKSPILSSDPSISVHEIQEHDQFLIFASDGLWEHLSNQDAVDIVQNHPHSGSARKLIKVALLEAAKKREMRYSDLKKIDRGVRRHFHDDITVVVIFLDSNLVSRASTVRGPPLSLRGAGVPLPSRSLAPMELPGPG, from the exons ATGCTATCAAAGTTGATGGACTTTCTAAGCGCCTGTTGGCGGAGAAGATCCTCGGACCGAAAATCATCCGATGTTTGCGGGAAGAAGGAAGGTTTGCTTTGGTACAAGGATGCCGGGCAACACTTGTTTGGTGATTACTCCATGGCCGTTGTGCAGGCTAATAACCTGCTTGAAGATCAGAGTCAAATTGAGTCTGGTCCCCTTAGTTTTCTTGATACTGGACCTTATGGTACTTTTGTTGGTGTTTATGATGGTCATGGTGGACCTGAGACTTCTCGTTTCGTTTGTGATCACCTCTTCCAGCATTTGAAAC gattTGCGACTGAGCAGAAGTCTATGTCTGTGGAGGTTATTCGGAAAGCGTACCAAGCCACCGAAGAAGGTTTTCTGGGAGTGGTTACTAAGCAGTGGCCTATAAATCCCCAGATTGCTGCTGTGGGATCTTGTTGTTTGGTTGGTGTGATTTGTGGTGCTTCCCTCTACATTGCGAACCTTGGCGACTCTCGTGCCGTGCTTGGACGGACTGTCAAGGCAACTGGGGAGGTTTTGGCAATCCAGCTTTCGCCGGAGCATAACGTGGCCATAGAGTCTGTTAGACAAGAGATGCATTCCTTGCATCCGGATGACCCGAAAATTGTCGTTCTAAAGCACAATGTGTGGCGTGTGAAGGGTTTGATACAG ATTTCTAGATCCATTGGTGATGTATACCTTAAAAAGGCAGAGTTTAACAAGGAGCCACTGTATGCTAAGTTTCGCCTTCGGGAAACTTTTAAAAGTCCAATTTTGAGCTCTGACCCATCGATTTCTGTTCATGAAATACAAGAGCACGATCAGTTTCTGATATTTGCCTCTGACGGTCTTTGGGAACACCTTAGCAATCAGGATGCTGTTGATATAGTTCAAAATCACCCTCACAGT GGGAGTGCTCGGAAGCTAATCAAAGTGGCTTTGCTTGAAGCGGCGAAGAAAAGAGAGATGAGGTACTCTGATCTGAAGAAAATTGATCGCGGTGTCCGCCGTCATTTTCACGATGACATCACAGTTGTAGTGATATTTCTTGACTCGAATCTTGTGAGCAGAGCGAGCACAGTAAGAGGCCCTCCTTTGTCACTGAGGGGAGCTGGTGTACCCCTACCGTCTAGATCTTTGGCCCCAATGGAACTTCCTGGTCCTGGTTGA